Proteins found in one Zea mays cultivar B73 chromosome 1, Zm-B73-REFERENCE-NAM-5.0, whole genome shotgun sequence genomic segment:
- the LOC100276571 gene encoding uncharacterized protein, translating into MLRQLSSRSHRSKKLRASHGFQAFLLVAVAVWIVYQLTHPFGERRRHVAVEETSGSSNDDDAEPARRRLGRMRFVRFPGHASVDDNDIAAGARSWSGGSSDDDLSGKAGDAEGGDEGPEADGDDADDGLAVAADEEDDGMDFQSRDGRRD; encoded by the coding sequence ATGCTGAGGCAACTGTCAAGCAGGAGCCATAGAAGCAAGAAGCTCCGGGCAAGCCACGGTTTCCAGGCCTTCCTGCTGGTCGCCGTCGCCGTCTGGATCGTGTACCAGCTCACGCATCCGTTCGGCGAGCGACGGCGGCACGTGGCCGTGGAGGAGACCAGCGGCAGCAGCAACgacgacgacgccgagccggcgcGGCGCCGGCTGGGCAGGATGCGCTTCGTCCGCTTCCCGGGCCACGCGTCCGTCGATGACAATGACATTGCTGCTGGGGCCAGGAGCTGGAGCGGCGGCTCGTCGGATGATGATTTGAGCGGCAAGGCTGGCGACGCCGAAGGCGGCGATGAGGGACCGGAGGCCGATGGAGATGACGCGGACGATGGACTTGCCGTTGCCGCTGATGAAGAGGATGATGGCATGGATTTCCAGTCACGAGACGGCAGACGCGACTAG